The proteins below come from a single Tachypleus tridentatus isolate NWPU-2018 chromosome 13, ASM421037v1, whole genome shotgun sequence genomic window:
- the LOC143238065 gene encoding LOW QUALITY PROTEIN: histamine H2 receptor-like (The sequence of the model RefSeq protein was modified relative to this genomic sequence to represent the inferred CDS: inserted 1 base in 1 codon; deleted 1 base in 1 codon), which yields MLPSFSGPVFPFLPTYDPQGHSPTGDSAGNLNFTDISDGNNILVGDSVSVGEWAVRILGACVCTMLITMTLVGNVFVIVVVARFQRLRSVTNLLLASLASADITVALFVMPLLVLYDVERKWRFGAIACHLWISCDVMCCTASILHLCMIALDRFWAVTRPFRYQMFVSKKRILVAVVCIWICSGAISFIPIFLGWYDNSDGTTSIFQESDECSLEVNRVYAIISSMTSFYLPLPVMFYVYFRILLIAERQAREIKHLEVSXQTEDQQVKRSLRRRSRQLITDTKAIRTLGIIMGVFCVCWLPFFLMYVILAYCKQCELSYEWRSALTWLGYLNSSFNPCIYVFLNKEFKEAFMRVLGCRYRSNSSEYTVPDDISSANRHPQRMERVHITHQPDEENGRVSSSRQRHLDKGSPSSSRKTSISTFAMDKSPSVGRGRTDNNCVRRTSNTITEHETHNILTTAEKPGEYEEMTINTKIHNFSSNKPSSELHNAVTSLTDLSGCNTTKITTHCPGYKEFTLVTELHDHNFISKFKERKTLTV from the exons ATGTTACCAAGCTTTTCAGGACCAGTTTTTCCATTTCTCCCAACATATGACCCTCAGGGTCATTCTCCAACAGGGGACTCTGCTGGTAACCTTAACTTTACGGACATCAGTGACGGCAACAATATCCTGGTGGGAGACTCTGTGAGTGTCGGAGAATGGGCAGTTCGGATACTGGGTGCATGTGTGTGTACAATGTTGATTACCATGACGCTCGTGGGTAACGTGTTCGTCATCGTCGTTGTGGCCCGTTTTCAACGGTTAAGGTCAGTGACAAACTTACTTCTTGCTAGCTTGGCCTCTGCTGACATCACAGTGGCACTTTTCGTCATGcctttattagttttatatgacGTAGAAAGGAAATGGCGTTTCGGGGCTATTGCCTGCCATTTGTGGATATCGTGTGACGTTATGTGCTGCACAGCATCCATTCTACACCTATGTATGATAGCTTTAGACCGGTTCTGGGCTGTTACTAGACCGTTTCGGTACCAGATGTTTGTTTCCAAGAAGAGAATACTTGTAGCTGTCGTGTGTATTTGGATTTGCAGTGGGGCTATTTCCTTCATTCCCATTTTTCTTGGTTGGTATGACAACAGTGATGGCACAACATCTATCTTTCAGGAGAGCGACGAGTGTTCCCTGGAAGTTAACCGAGTGTACGCAATAATTTCTTCCATGACATCTTTCTACCTCCCACTTCCGGTAATGTTCTACGTCTATTTCCGGATCCTGTTAATAGCGGAACGCCAGGCTAGAGAGATCAAGCATCTGGAAGTGT CCCAGACAGAGGATCAACAAGTGAAGCGAAGCCTCCGGCGTCGTTCCAGACAgctaataactgatacaaaagcAATTCGAACACTAGGAATAATAATGGGTGTTTTCTGTGTCTGTTGGCTGCCT TTTTTCCTTATGTATGTCATCCTTGCTTACTGTAAGCAATGCGAATTAAGCTACGAGTGGCGTAGCGCACTTACGTGGTTGGGCTACCTCAACTCTTCCTTTAACCCATGTATCTACGTTTTCCTGAACAAAGAGTTCAAGGAGGCATTTATGCGAGTGCTGGGCTGTAGATATCGTTCTAACTCCTCTGAATATACCGTACCTGATGACATCAGCTCTGCCAATCGTCATCCTCAGAGGATGGAGAGGGTTCACATTACACACCAACCAGATGAAGAGAATGGTAGGGTGTCCAGTAGTCGACAGAGACATCTGGATAAAGGAAGCCCTTCCAGTTCACGAAAAACTAGTATTTCAACCTTCGCCATGGACAAGTCGCCCTCTGTTGGTAGAGGACGCACAGATAACAACTGCGTACGTAGAACCAGCAACACAATCACGGAACACGAGacacacaatattttaacaacagcCGAAAAACCAGGAGAATACGAAGAAAtgacaataaatacaaaaatacataattttagttCAAATAAGCCGTCATCAGAATTGCATAACGCTGTTACTAGTTTAACAGATTTGTCCGGTTGTAATACCACTAAAATAACCACACACTGTCCTGGTTACAAAGAGTTTACATTAGTCACAGAGTTACATGATCATAATTTCATATCCAAGTTTAAAGAGCGCAAAACACTCACCGTATAA